From Panicum hallii strain FIL2 chromosome 2, PHallii_v3.1, whole genome shotgun sequence, a single genomic window includes:
- the LOC112881219 gene encoding uncharacterized protein LOC112881219 produces MEEEEEDDFTAMVDDDDELVLELVSIEEAEGSRRRNNRPPKEIRPRDHGSGDTRIRLDYFCEKPVYNDFQFRRRFRMRRHVVERLVEAVTAVDPYFMYKYDALHQTPLTGLQKVVASLRILAYGLPSDAVDEYVRIGESTARQALQHFCAAVVKVFGDYYVRAPNTNDVARLLQIGEDRGFPGMLGSIDCMHWEWKNCPIGWRGMFTGRSKHPTMILEAVASKDLHIWHAYFGMPGSCNDINMLHRSPVFSSYVQGQATPVSFAVNGNTYNMGYYLADGIYPEWPTFVKTVRHPMETKTKHFAKCQEGARKDIERVFDVLQTRWGVLRGPTYGWDRANLSAIMQACIIMHNMIVEDEGPGARNTSFDRVGQLAVPYRNTQERNEFIQAHHRLRNWTAHHQVQYDLIEHQWVRLGVNAE; encoded by the exons atggaggaggaagaggaggacgacTTCACCGCCATGGTTGATGATGACGACGAGCTTGTGCTTGAGTTGGTCTCCATAGAGGAGGCCGAAGGATCTCGTCGTAGGAATAACAggccccccaaagaaatccggCCACGAGACCATGGTTCCGGGGATACGAGGATCCGCCTGGACTACTTCTGCGAGAAGCCTGTGTACAATGATTTTCAGTTTCGTAGAAG GTTCCGGATGCGACGACATGTGGTGGAGCGCCTAGTCGAAGCCGTCACGGCCGTCGACCCATACTTCATGTACAAATACGACGCACTACATCAGACACCCTTGACGGGTCTTCAGAAGGTCGTTGCATCCCTACGAATTCTTGCTTATGGCTTGCCGTCTGACGCAGTAGATGAGTATGTGCGTATTGGTGAGTCCACAGCTCGTCAAGCTCTACAGCACTTCTGTGCGGCTGTCGTCAAAGTATTTGGGGATTACTACGTACGTGCCCCAAATACAAATGATGTTGCTAGGCTACTGCAGATTGGCGAGGACCGTGGGTTTCCAGGGATGTTAGGTAGCATCGATTGCATGCATTGGGAGTGGAAGAACTGCCCAATTGGATGGAGAGGGATGTTTACTGGTCGCAGTAAACATCCAACCATGATCCTAGAGGCAGTTGCTTCTAAGGATCTTCACATCTGGCATGCTTACTTTGGTATGCCAGGTAGTTGCAACGATATTAATATGCTTCATAGGTCTCCTGTGTTCTCATCGTACGTCCAAGGCCAGGCGACTCCAGTTTCATTTGCTGTTAACGGGAACACATATAATATGGGGTACTACCTTGCCGATGGGATTTACCCAGAATGGCCAACTTTTGTTAAGACCGTTCGCCACCCTATGGAGACAAAGACCAAGCACTTTGCTAAGTGCCAAGAAGGAGCCCGAAAGGACATTGAACGGGTGTTTGATGTCCTCCAAACAAGGTGGGGTGTGTTGCGTGGGCCAACGTACGGTTGGGATCGTGCTAATCTTAGTGCCATCATGCAGGCATGTATAATAATGCACAACATGATTGTCGAAGATGAAGGGCCAGGTGCACGAAACACAAGCTTCGATCGAGTAGGACAGCTTGCCGTCCCATACCGCAACACTCAAGAAAGGAACGAGTTCATTCAGGCACACCACAGGCTCCGGAACTGGACTGCACACCACCAAGTGCAGTACGATCTCATTGAGCACCAGTGGGTAAGGTTGGGAGTCAATGCAGAGTAG
- the LOC112881522 gene encoding protein C2-DOMAIN ABA-RELATED 5-like, with the protein MECLLGLLKVRVVRGVHLAICDPLTHSSDPYVVLRLGQQKVKSSIKYHTINPEWNEELTLSITNMMHPVKIELFDHDTFTKDDSMGDAEFCILDFVEIAKRDLSDVPDGTVMKTIHPEKANCFAAESHITWKDGKVSQDIVLRLRNTETGELVLHLHWVNIPGVAR; encoded by the exons ATGGAGTGCCTGCTCGGGCTGCTCAAGGTGCGGGTGGTGCGAGGGGTGCACCTGGCCATCTGCGACCCCCTCACCCACAGCAGCGACCCCTACGTCGTCCTCCGCCTCGGCCAGCAG AAAGTGAAGTCAAGTATAAAATATCACACAATCAACCCGGAATGGAACGAGGAGCTCACCCTATCCATCACAAACATGATGCACCCGGTCAAGATT GAACTCTTCGACCATGACACGTTCACCAAGGACGACAGCATGGGCGACGCCGAGTTCTGCATCCTGGACTTCGTGGAGATCGCCAAGCGGGACCTGAGCGACGTCCCCGACGGCACGGTGATGAAGACGATCCACCCGGAGAAGGCCAACTGCTTCGCCGCCGAGAGCCACATCACGTGGAAGGACGGCAAGGTATCCCAGGACATCGTGCTCAGGCTCAGGAACACCGAGACCGGCGAGCTCGTCCTGCACCTGCACTGGGTCAACATCCCGGGCGTCGCGCGGTGA
- the LOC112881940 gene encoding transmembrane E3 ubiquitin-protein ligase FLY2-like codes for MRPSAAAGRSGAVMRTAVVGLVLVGVALGPPLAAALRPLRERVASAGAASSAGLWGDEHAFFKRDDNDIGPYSWNITGTYKGSWAFAGATNGSSRFLEFVKSKGDSVLELLSTPTKISGVHYVQGSITFHDVIDNAHDHGLAQIRLEGVYIWPFRQLRIVANSGADGEPLQEEDYFLSNPYHLLRIFSSQVFQESSEEKNRRKNSLTYDMEKHCNTEIAAKVVRVSSNPNDGEHEKYRLEGLMESPAVDDDGECFSPILLNATSLNVEVYYNKAVNYTLMVTFISFLQVLLLIRQMEHSNTQSGAAKVSILMIGQQAIMDAYLCLLHLTAGILVESLFNAFATAAFFKFVVFSIFEMRYLLAIWKASRPLNSGEGWEIMRRELSVLYSRFYGILLGGILLMYELHNFLRPLLLLMYSFWVPQIVTNVIKDTRKPLHPQYILGMTVTRLAIPLYIFGCPSNFMRIEPDKKWCIAVTAFMGIQAAVLLLQHYLGSRCFIPRQILPEKYCYHRKVEDSTNQPIDCVICMTTIDLTQRTSEYMVAPCEHIFHSGCLQRWMDIKMECPTCRRSLPPA; via the exons ATGAGGCCCTCCGCCGCTGCCGGCCGCAGCGGCGCCGTGATGAGGACCGCTGTTGTGGGGCTCGTGCTGGTCGGCGTCGCCCTGGGCCCGCCGCTGGCCGCGGCGCTGCGGCCGCTCCGGGAGCGCGTCGCGTCCGCCGgagccgcctcctccgccggttTGTGGGGCGATGAG CACGCCTTCTTCAAAAGGGATGATAATGATATAGGCCCCTATTCATGGAATATTACGGGAACGTATAAAG GGAGCTGGGCCTTTGCTGGTGCCACAAATGGTTCATCTAGGTTTCTTGAGTTTGTGAAATCTAAAGGTGATTCAGTTCTGGAATTGTTGAGCACTCCAACAAAGATAAGCGGGGTACACTATGTTCAG GGATCAATTACATTCCATGATGTCATTGACAATGCCCACGATCATGGACTGGCTCAAATAAGGTTGGAAGGAGTGTACATATGGCCTTTTAGACAACTTCGGATAGTAGCAAACAG TGGTGCAGATGGTGAGCCACTTCAAGAAGAGGATTACTTTTTGTCAAATCCATACCATTTG CTGCGGATTTTCTCCTCTCAAGTATTCCAAGAATCTTCTGAAGAGAAGAACCGAAGGAAGAATT CTCTCACATATGACATGGAGAAACACTGTAACACAGAAATAGCTGCTAAGGTGGTTCGCGTGTCATCTAACCCAAATG ATGGCGAGCATGAGAAGTACCGATTGGAGGGTTTGATGGAGAGTCCAGCCGTCGATGATGATGGAGAGTGCTTCTCACCTATCTTACTAAATGCGACTTCTTTGAATGTTGAAGTCTATTACAACAAAGCAGTCAACTACACACTGATGGTCACTTTT ATATCTTTCCTTCAAGTTTTGCTGTTGATTAGACAAATGGAGCATAGCAACACTCAGTCC GGAGCTGCTAAGGTTTCTATTTTAATGATTGGCCAACAAGCTATCATGGATGCATATCTCTGTCTGCTCCACCTGACTGCTGGGATATTGGTTG AGTCGCTGTTTAACGCCTTCGCAACGGCTGCATTCTTCAAATTTGTTGTATTTTCTATTTTTGAAATGAGGTACCTTCTTGCCATATGGAAAGCAAGTAGGCCTTTAAACAGCGGAGAAGGTTGGGAGATAATGAGGCGAGAGCTGTCTGTTCTTTACAGCCGCTTTT ATGGTATTCTTTTGGGAGGAATCCTCCTAATGTATGAGTTGCACAATTTCTTGCGCCCACTTCTTCTCCTGATGTACTCCTTTTGGGTACCCCAAATTGTTACAAATGTCATCAAGGATACAAGAAAACCTCTGCACCCACAATATATTTTAGGCATGACAGTTACCCGCCTTGCTATTCCACTGTATATATTTGGTTGCCCTAGTAACTTCATGCGCATTGAGCCCGACAAGAAATGGTGCATAGCTGTTACGGCATTCATGGGTATCCAAGCAGCAGTGCTTTTGCTTCAGCACTATCTTGGTTCTCGCTGCTTTATTCCTCGCCAG ATCCTGCCTGAGAAATACTGCTACCACAGGAAGGTCGAGGATAGCACGAATCAGCCCATTGATTGTGTTATTTGCATGACTACAATCGATCTTACGCAAAGAACAAGTGAATACATG GTGGCACCTTGTGAGCATATATTCCACTCAGGCTGTTTACAACGATGGATGGACATCAAGATGGAGTGCCCAACTTGCAGGCGCTCCCTACCGCCAGCTTAG
- the LOC112883362 gene encoding probable carboxylesterase 2, whose amino-acid sequence MATQTIINSAPATRNAESEIVDDMRPFLRTYKSGRVERLMPDTFVPASEDPGDTGVATRDVVIDPATGVSARLFLSVGAVAAGRRLPLVIYFHGGAFCTGSAFSELFHRYAASLSARAGVLVVSVEYRLAPEHPIPAAYEDAWVALRWAASRSDPWLAFHADPNPTRMFLAGESAGANIAHSMAARVAADGEDIHIEGMVLLQPFFWGTERLPAETDRHDGPVFSPELVDTLWPFLTAGAAGNDDPRISPPAGQVASLPCRRVLVGVAAKDVVRDRGCRYAAWLRRGDRCREVTLVESKGKDHGFHLYRPECASAVALMDRVAEFINGWAPSVIADAETERLHAREGTSKTGRAASGDGPDMEVSDSPGLKARNALAAKRPTPPAAAASFQLEIGLASSSEMIQRRPFAPADLGTAVAKSRL is encoded by the coding sequence ATGGCCACGCAAACAATCATCAATAGTGCTCCGGCTACTAGGAATGCTGAGTCTGAGATCGTCGATGACATGCGCCCGTTCCTGCGCACCTACAAATCCGGCCGCGTCGAGCGGCTCATGCCCGACACCTTCGTGCCGGCGTCCGAGGATCCGGGGGACACCGGCGTGGCAACCAGGGACGTCGTCATCGACCCCGCCACCGGCGTGTCGGCGCGCCTCTTCCTCAGCGTCGGCGCGGTCGCGGCGGGCAGGAGGCTCCCGCTCGTCATCTACTTCCATGGCGGCGCCTTCTGCACCGGGAGTGCCTTCTCCGAGCTGTTCCACCGCTACGCCGCCTCCCTCTCGGCGCGCGCGGGAGTGCTCGTCGTCTCCGTGGAGTACCGGCTGGCGCCGGAGCACCCCATCCCCGCGGCCTACGAGGACGCGTGGGTGGCGCTCCGGTGGGCGGCCTCCCGCTCCGACCCTTGGCTCGCCTTCCATGCCGACCCCAACCCCACGCGCATGTTCCTCGCCGGCGAGAGCGCCGGCGCGAACATCGCGCACAGCATGGCGGCGCGTGTGGCCGCCGACGGTGAGGACATCCACATCGAGGGCATGGTCCTCCTGCAGCCCTTCTTCTGGGGCACCGAGCGGCTGCCGGCCGAAACGGACCGCCACGACGGGCCGGTGTTCTCGCCGGAGTTAGTGGACACCCTCTGGCCGTTCCTGACGGCCGGCGCTGCTGGCAACGACGACCCTCGCATCAGCCCGCCGGCCGGGCAGGTCGCGTCGCTGCCGTGCCGGCGCGTGCTGGTCGGCGTCGCCGCGAAGGACGTGGTGCGGGACCGCGGGTGCCGGTACGCGGCGTGGCTGCGTCGCGGCGACAGGTGCCGCGAGGTGACGCTCGTGGAGTCCAAGGGCAAGGACCACGGGTTCCACCTATACCGGCCGGAGTGCGCCAGCGCCGTGGCGCTCATGGACCGCGTCGCCGAGTTCATCAACGGGTGGGCGCCGTCGGTCATCGCCGACGCCGAAACGGAGCGTTTGCATGCGCGGGAGGGCACGAGCAAGACGGGCAGGGCCGCGTCTGGTGACGGACCAGATATGGAAGTCAGCGACAGCCCAGGGCTGAAGGCACGGAATGCTTTGGCAGCTAAACGCCcaacgccgccggcggcggcagcaagtTTTCAACTAGAGATCGGCCTAGCCAGTTCTAGTGAGATGATCCAAAGGCGCCCATTTGCTCCAGCAGATCTAGGAACCGCTGTGGCTAAGAGTCGCCTGTAG
- the LOC112881521 gene encoding receptor-like protein 4 isoform X2 has protein sequence MRQRSPAVLQLRLRLLAISVWPAFLGVLAASKEPFTIRISCGSFDDVRTSPTNTLWYRDFGYTGGRFANATRPSFIIPPLKTLRYFPLSDGPENCYDINNVPNGHYQVRLFFGLLDNPSLDSEPIFDVSVEATLFSSLLLGWSSDDEKTFAEALVFVQDSSLSVCFHSTGHGDPSILSIEVLQIDDNSYNFSPSLGKGTVLRTAKRLKCGSGKPAFDEDLRGIRWGGDRFWLGLQTLSSSSDDQSISTENVIAETLLAPNFYPQSLYQSAIVGTDRQPSLSFEMDVTPNKNYSVWLHFAEIDNGVTAEEQRVFDVLINGDTAFKDVDIIRMTGERFTALVLNKTVAVSGTTLKIILQPVKGTRAIISAIEVFEVIPAEKKTLPQEVSALRTLKGSLGLPLRFGWNGDPCVPQQHPWSGVDCQFDSTKGNWIIDGLGLDNQGLRGVIPGDISKLQHLQSINLSGNSIKGNIPTSVGTISALQVLDLSYNELNGSIPESLGQLMSLQILNLNGNRLSGRVPANLGGRPLHRARFNSATKLQLHRQRWTVWNSWVTRMWPSSIRGCKNRHGFRDAFSYSVSSRVCSVLVEKTAEHSPRPKISCSKGSSLRKIKDPVHPGCANDKASAPV, from the exons ATGCGGCAGAGATCTCCTGCTGTGCTgcagctgcggctgcggctgctggCCATCTCCGTGTGGCCGGCTTTTCTTGGTGTTCTTGCGGCAAGCAAAG AACCATTTACCATCCGTATAAGCTGTGGAAGTTTTGATGATGTCCGAACGTCGCCTACAAACACATTGTGGTACAGAGATTTTGGTTATACCGGAGGCAGGTTTGCAAATGCCACTCGCCCGAGCTTTATCATCCCTCCGCTGAAAACACTTCGTTATTTCCCACTATCTGATGGCCCTGAGAATTGCTACGACATCAACAACGTTCCCAATGGGCACTATCAAGTCAGGCTTTTCTTTGGCTTACTGGATAATCCTAGTCTTGACAGCGAGCCAATTTTTGATGTTTCTGTTGAGGCCACCCTATTCAGTTCTTTGCTTTTGGGCTGGAGCAGCGATGATGAGAAGACATTTGCAGAAGCTTTGGTTTTTGTTCAGGATTCTAGCTTATCAGTTTGCTTCCACAGCACAGGTCATGGTGATCCATCTATTCTTTCTATTGAAGTTCTCCAAATTGATGATAATTCCTATAACTTCAGCCCTTCATTGGGAAAGGGGACAGTACTTAGAACAGCCAAAAGGTTGAAATGTGGCTCTGGAAAGCCTGCTTTTGATGAAGATCTGCGTGGTATCCGTTGGGGTGGGGACAGATTCTGGTTAGGATTACAAACTTTATCATCCAGTTCTGATGATCAGTCTATATCAACCGAGAATGTTATAGCAGAGACATTGCTTGCTCCGAATTTTTACCCTCAAAGCCTATACCAATCAGCTATTGTGGGCACTGATAGGCAACCGAGCTTGTCCTTCGAAATGGATGTTACACCAAACAAGAACTATTCCGTATGGCTTCACTTTGCAGAGATTGATAATGGTGTGACTGCAGAAGAGCAAAGAGTATTTGATGTACTCATCAATGGAGACACTGCATTTAAGGATGTTGATATAATCCGGATGACAGGAGAGCGTTTTACTGCACTTGTTCTGAATAAAACTGTAGCTGTCAGTGGGACAACACTAAAAATCATCTTACAACCTGTGAAAGGAACCCGTGCCATTATTAGTGCCATTGAGGTGTTTGAGGTAATACCAGCTGAAAAGAAGACTTTGCCTCAAGAAG TGAGTGCATTGCGCACATTGAAGGGTTCACTTGGTCTTCCTCTTCGATTTGGCTGGAATGGTGACCCCTGTGTTCCACAGCAGCATCCATGGAGTGGAGTTGACTGCCAGTTTGACAGCACCAAAGGGAATTGGATTATTGATGGATT AGGTCTTGACAACCAAGGTTTAAGAGGGGTTATACCTGGTGACATATCTAAGCTGCAACATCTGCAAAGCAT AAACTTGAGCGGCAATAGCATAAAGGGGAACATTCCAACCTCTGTTGGTACTATCTCTGCTCTGCAAGTACT GGATCTGTCATACAATGAGCTTAATGGATCTATTCCAGAGAGCCTTGGCCAGCTGATGTCGCTGCAGATATT GAATCTGAATGGCAATCGTCTGTCAGGAAGGGTTCCAGCCAATTTAGGAGGAAGGCCTCTGCACAGAGCTAGATTTAA TTCTGCAACAAAATTGCAGCTTCACCGACAACGCTGGACTGTGTGGAATTCCTGGGTTACGAGAATGTGGCCCTCATCTATCCGTGGCTGCAAAAATCGGCATGGCTTTCGGGATGCTTTTAGCTATTCTGTTTCTAGTCGTGTTTGCAGCGTGCTGGTGGAAAAGACGGCAGAACATTCTCCGCGCCCAAAAATTAGCTGCAG caagggaagCTCCTTACGCAAAATCAAGGACCCAGTTCACCCGGGATGTGCAAATGACAAAGCATCAGCGCCCGTCTGA
- the LOC112881521 gene encoding receptor-like protein 4 isoform X1, translated as MRQRSPAVLQLRLRLLAISVWPAFLGVLAASKEPFTIRISCGSFDDVRTSPTNTLWYRDFGYTGGRFANATRPSFIIPPLKTLRYFPLSDGPENCYDINNVPNGHYQVRLFFGLLDNPSLDSEPIFDVSVEATLFSSLLLGWSSDDEKTFAEALVFVQDSSLSVCFHSTGHGDPSILSIEVLQIDDNSYNFSPSLGKGTVLRTAKRLKCGSGKPAFDEDLRGIRWGGDRFWLGLQTLSSSSDDQSISTENVIAETLLAPNFYPQSLYQSAIVGTDRQPSLSFEMDVTPNKNYSVWLHFAEIDNGVTAEEQRVFDVLINGDTAFKDVDIIRMTGERFTALVLNKTVAVSGTTLKIILQPVKGTRAIISAIEVFEVIPAEKKTLPQEVSALRTLKGSLGLPLRFGWNGDPCVPQQHPWSGVDCQFDSTKGNWIIDGLGLDNQGLRGVIPGDISKLQHLQSINLSGNSIKGNIPTSVGTISALQVLDLSYNELNGSIPESLGQLMSLQILNLNGNRLSGRVPANLGGRPLHRARFNFTDNAGLCGIPGLRECGPHLSVAAKIGMAFGMLLAILFLVVFAACWWKRRQNILRAQKLAAAREAPYAKSRTQFTRDVQMTKHQRPSESSRSSNNESSPHLLS; from the exons ATGCGGCAGAGATCTCCTGCTGTGCTgcagctgcggctgcggctgctggCCATCTCCGTGTGGCCGGCTTTTCTTGGTGTTCTTGCGGCAAGCAAAG AACCATTTACCATCCGTATAAGCTGTGGAAGTTTTGATGATGTCCGAACGTCGCCTACAAACACATTGTGGTACAGAGATTTTGGTTATACCGGAGGCAGGTTTGCAAATGCCACTCGCCCGAGCTTTATCATCCCTCCGCTGAAAACACTTCGTTATTTCCCACTATCTGATGGCCCTGAGAATTGCTACGACATCAACAACGTTCCCAATGGGCACTATCAAGTCAGGCTTTTCTTTGGCTTACTGGATAATCCTAGTCTTGACAGCGAGCCAATTTTTGATGTTTCTGTTGAGGCCACCCTATTCAGTTCTTTGCTTTTGGGCTGGAGCAGCGATGATGAGAAGACATTTGCAGAAGCTTTGGTTTTTGTTCAGGATTCTAGCTTATCAGTTTGCTTCCACAGCACAGGTCATGGTGATCCATCTATTCTTTCTATTGAAGTTCTCCAAATTGATGATAATTCCTATAACTTCAGCCCTTCATTGGGAAAGGGGACAGTACTTAGAACAGCCAAAAGGTTGAAATGTGGCTCTGGAAAGCCTGCTTTTGATGAAGATCTGCGTGGTATCCGTTGGGGTGGGGACAGATTCTGGTTAGGATTACAAACTTTATCATCCAGTTCTGATGATCAGTCTATATCAACCGAGAATGTTATAGCAGAGACATTGCTTGCTCCGAATTTTTACCCTCAAAGCCTATACCAATCAGCTATTGTGGGCACTGATAGGCAACCGAGCTTGTCCTTCGAAATGGATGTTACACCAAACAAGAACTATTCCGTATGGCTTCACTTTGCAGAGATTGATAATGGTGTGACTGCAGAAGAGCAAAGAGTATTTGATGTACTCATCAATGGAGACACTGCATTTAAGGATGTTGATATAATCCGGATGACAGGAGAGCGTTTTACTGCACTTGTTCTGAATAAAACTGTAGCTGTCAGTGGGACAACACTAAAAATCATCTTACAACCTGTGAAAGGAACCCGTGCCATTATTAGTGCCATTGAGGTGTTTGAGGTAATACCAGCTGAAAAGAAGACTTTGCCTCAAGAAG TGAGTGCATTGCGCACATTGAAGGGTTCACTTGGTCTTCCTCTTCGATTTGGCTGGAATGGTGACCCCTGTGTTCCACAGCAGCATCCATGGAGTGGAGTTGACTGCCAGTTTGACAGCACCAAAGGGAATTGGATTATTGATGGATT AGGTCTTGACAACCAAGGTTTAAGAGGGGTTATACCTGGTGACATATCTAAGCTGCAACATCTGCAAAGCAT AAACTTGAGCGGCAATAGCATAAAGGGGAACATTCCAACCTCTGTTGGTACTATCTCTGCTCTGCAAGTACT GGATCTGTCATACAATGAGCTTAATGGATCTATTCCAGAGAGCCTTGGCCAGCTGATGTCGCTGCAGATATT GAATCTGAATGGCAATCGTCTGTCAGGAAGGGTTCCAGCCAATTTAGGAGGAAGGCCTCTGCACAGAGCTAGATTTAA CTTCACCGACAACGCTGGACTGTGTGGAATTCCTGGGTTACGAGAATGTGGCCCTCATCTATCCGTGGCTGCAAAAATCGGCATGGCTTTCGGGATGCTTTTAGCTATTCTGTTTCTAGTCGTGTTTGCAGCGTGCTGGTGGAAAAGACGGCAGAACATTCTCCGCGCCCAAAAATTAGCTGCAG caagggaagCTCCTTACGCAAAATCAAGGACCCAGTTCACCCGGGATGTGCAAATGACAAAGCATCAGCGCCCGTCTGAAAGCTCTCGAAGCAGCAACAATGAAAGCTCGCCACATTTGCTTTCCTAG